The following are encoded together in the Ictalurus punctatus breed USDA103 chromosome 1, Coco_2.0, whole genome shotgun sequence genome:
- the cyth2 gene encoding cytohesin-2, with the protein MTVGSDTYMPKSKAPKMDDLDYIPADLSPEERAELEEIRRRKGALLLEIQRLREELREAMMEVEGLENSTEGSKTLQKSRHVAMGRKKFNMDPKKGIAFLVENELLRHTPEEIAQFLYKGEGLNKTAIGDYLGERDEFNLRVLQAFVDLHEFTDLNLVQALRQFLWSFRLPGEAQKIDRMMEAFAQRYCHCNPGVFQSTDTCYVLSFAIIMLNTSLHNPNVRDKPTVERFISMNRGINEGGDLPEELLRNLYDSIKNEPFKIPEDDGNDLTHTFFNPDREGWLLKLGGRVKTWKRRWFILTDNCLYYFEYTTDKEPRGIIPLENLSIREVEDPRKPNCFELYIPNNRGQLIKACKTEADGRVVEGNHMVYRISAPTPEEKDEWIHSIKSAVSVDPFYEMLAARKKRISLKKKEEQA; encoded by the exons ATGACAGTCGGTTCTGATACATATATGCCTAAGAGCAAAGCCCCGAAAATGGACGACCTGGACTACA TCCCAGCTGATCTGAGCCCAGAGGAGCGGGCGGAGCTGGAGGAGATCCGGCGGAGGAAAGGCGCGCTGCTGCTGGAGATCCAGCGGCTCCGAGAGGAGTTGCGGGAGGCCATGATGGAGGTGGAAGGGCTGGAGAACAGCACGGAGGGCAG CAAAACACTCCAGAAGAGTCGGCATGTGGCTATGGGGAGGAAAAAATTCAACATGGACCCCAAAAAG GGTATTGCGTTCCTGGTGGAGAACGAGCTGCTCCGTCACACCCCTGAGGAAATCGCTCAGTTCCTCTATAAAGGGGAGGGGCTTAACAAAACGGCCATCGGAGACTATCTGGGAGAGAG agaTGAGTTCAACCTTCGGGTTCTGCAAGCGTTTGTTGACCTTCATGAATTTACGGATCTCAACCTGGTTCAGGCTCTCAG GCAGTTCCTGTGGAGTTTCCGTTTGCCTGGTGAAGCGCAGAAGATTGATAGAATGATGGAAGCGTTTGCGCAGAGATACTGTCACTGCAACCCTGGAGTGTTTCAGAGCAccg acacCTGTTACGTGCTGTCATTTGCCATCATCATGCTGAACACCAGCCTCCACAACCCCAACGTTCGAGACAAACCCACAGTGGAGCGCTTCATCAGCATGAACCGGGGGATCAACGAGGGGGGAGACCTGCCTGAGGAGCTGCttcga AATCTGTACGACAGCATTAAGAATGAGCCATTCAAAATCCCAGAGGATGATGGGAATGATCTGACTCACACTTTCTTCAACCCAGACCGAGAGGGCTGGCTTCTCAAACTGG GAGGACGAGTGAAAACATGGAAGAGGCGATGGTTCATTCTGACTGATAACTGCCTGTATTATTttgagtacactaca gacaaGGAGCCGAGAGGCATCATCCCCCTGGAAAACCTGAGCATTCGGGAAGTGGAAGATCCGCGAAAACCC AACTGCTTCGAGCTCTACATCCCGAATAACCGAGGGCAGCTCATTAAGGCGTGTAAAACGGAAGCTGACGGACGAGTGGTGGAGGGCAATCACATGGTCTACCGAATCTCCGCCCCCACGCCGGAGGAGAAGGACGAGTGGATCCACAGCATCAA GTCGGCGGTGAGCGTGGACCCTTTCTACGAGATGCTGGCTGCAAGGAAGAAACGCATCTCgttgaagaagaaagaagagcaGGCTTAG
- the sphk2 gene encoding sphingosine kinase 2 produces the protein MRSPSPRSPSPNSFSAQDALLHGQFTGWGVGGSSGGGSSGGSSADSEASSPAGGGSLPSSPSSCAYALTLTHTHIHVQRICSRPGKEARVVLPLSELVGCNCPRAPAPPLLMLYWYPMGRRRKGVAKRKQVRAYLAESRAEAEKWNAAVQCLLRGIDVSVYTEFSKSLLPRPRRLLLLVNPYSGRGMAMQWCQTHILPMISEANISYNLIQTERQNHARELIREISLHEWDGIVIVSGDGLLHEVINGLMDRPDWEQAIKTPVGMLPCGSGNALAGSINHYAGYDMCLREPLLINCCFLLCRGGVRPMDLVSVTTSPSPSSASSNQNGRPSSPKRLYSFLSVAWGFVSDVDIESERYRGLGSARFTLGTLVRLASLRSYKGRLSYLPPGGASSTPEVPSQTPHRPLSRSITEGLEGYCRMPIHRTCSDMGLSEQRSLRKGDREREREERDRERQRRRGRARGGGVVRASSLAEDREREMEAEERTEGTSGSSAESNGRLESNEEEEEEEEDDDSARNMTEEGYDVDEGKEAEERMEGTSGSSVESSERQESERNGRISANEEGEDEGRNGVDGARDLRGSYSADEGGEEEEAVYSNADQRKALRKNSAPSSQLATAFFSRPIGADSEPEVETPAYEREDGAFFHHGAFPADPSRERALTISSPFRRSRFSLSKPKTSVDHNKNEKPSVSKPRPLSFQQSNSNSLPAKFSSLSLSLSPTPPSSPSNIGPHTCLPSSTSFSFDLAQPGGLLKPRPPVISPLDPPPEDDLLPPLDQPLPTRDWVTIEGDFVLVLAIYQSHLGADLLAAPHAKFDDGLIHLTFVRAGISRATLLRLFLAMERGTHLSLTSPYVSHVSARAFRLQPLSPRGTLTVDGELVPYGPLQAQIHPSMARIIVGDSGVKITRF, from the exons ATGCGCTCTCCGAGTCCTCGCAGTCCGTCCCCGAACTCGTTCTCCGCCCAGGATGCTTTGCTGCACGGCCAGTTCACGGGTTGGGGCGTGGGCGGGAGCTCGGGCGGGGGGAGCTCGGGAGGGAGCAGCGCCGACAGTGAAGCAAGCAGTCCTGCCGGCGGCGGTTCGTTACCCTCCAGCCCTTCATCGTGTGCTTACGCCCTCACTCTGACCCACACTCATATCCACGTGCAGAGGATCTGTTCCCGACCCGGGAAGGAAGCCCGAGTAGTGCTGCCTCTATCTGAGCTGGTGGGGTGTAACTGCCCCCGGGCTCCTGCGCCGCCGCTGTTGATGCTGTATTGGTACCCGATGGGACGGCGGCGCAAGGGCGTGGCTAAACGCAAGCAAGTGCGTGCTTACCTGGCTGAGAGCAGAGCGGAGGCGGAGAAATGGAACGCGGCCGTGCAGTGCCTGCTGAGAGGGATCGATGTCAGCGTctacacag AATTCAGTAAAAGCTTGTTGCCCCGCCCACGTCGCCTGCTGCTATTGGTCAATCCCTACAGCGGGCGTGGTATGGCAATGCAGTGGTGTCAGACACACATTTTACCCATGATCAGTGAAGCCAACATCAGCTACAACCTCATACAGACAG AACGGCAGAATCATGCCCGTGAGCTGATTAGAGAGATCTCTCTGCACGAGTGGGACGGCATCGTCATCGTCTCTGGAGACGGACTGCTGCACGAG GTGATTAATGGCCTCATGGACAGGCCAGACTGGGAACAAGCCATTAAAACTCCAGTAGGAATGTTACCGTGTGGCTCTGGGAACGCGCTGGCTGGCTCCATTAACCACTATGCAGG atatgACATGTGCCTTCGCGAACCTCTCCTCATCAATTGCTGCTTCCTGCTTTGCCGTGGTGGAGTTCGACCCATGGACCTGGTGTCCGTGACGACTAGCCCGTCTCCCTCGTCTGCGTCGTCCAATCAGAACGGGCGACCCTCATCACCCAAGAGACTTTACTCTTTCCTGTCTGTAGCCTGGGGCTTTGTTTCAGATGTGGACATTGAGAGCGAGCGCTACAGAGGTCTCGGTTCCGCTCGCTTCACGCTGGGCACACTGGTGCGTTTAGCGTCTCTGCGCTCCTATAAGGGTCGCTTGTCCTATTTGCCCCCCGGAGGGGCGAGTTCAACCCCGGAAGTGCCCTCGCAGACCCCGCATCGACCCCTTTCCCGCAGCATCACCGAAGGCCTAGAAGGATACTGTAGAATGCCGATCCATCGCACCTGCTCCGATATGGGCCTCAGCGAGCAGAGGAGCCTCCGAAAGGGGGACCGAGAGcgggagagggaggagagagacagggagaggcagaggagaagagggagagcgagaggtGGAGGAGTGGTGAGGGCGAGCAGTCTCGCTGAGGATCGAGAGCGAGAGATGGAGGCGGAGGAGAGGACGGAGGGAACGTCCGGGTCGAGTGCAGAGTCAAACGGAAGACTGGAGTCAaacgaggaagaggaggaggaggaggaagacgaTGACAGTGCGAGAAACATGACAGAAGAAGGATATGACGTCGATGAAGGAAAAGAGGCAGAGGAGAGGATGGAGGGCACGTCCGGGTCTAGCGTGGAGTCGAGTGAAAGACAGGAGTCCGAGAGGAACGGAAGAATTTCCGCGAATGAAGAAGGAGAGGATGAGGGCCGGAACGGCGTGGACGGAGCAAGGGATTTGAGAGGTAGTTACAGTGCAGatgaaggaggagaggaggaagaggcgGTGTATTCGAACGCAGACCAGCGAAAAGCGCTTCGTAAAAACTCTGCCCCATCCAGCCAGCTCGCTACCGCCTTCTTTAGCCGGCCAATCGGCGCAGATTCCGAACCAGAAGTAGAAACGCCAGCGTATGAGCGGGAAGACGGGGCTTTTTTCCATCATGGTGCGTTTCCAGCGGACCCTTCACGAGAGCGAGCGCTCACCATTTCCTCGCCGTTCCGTCGTTCGCGGTTTTCCCTGTCTAAACCCAAAACTTCAGTAGATCATAACAAGAACGAGAAACCGAGCGTGTCTAAGCCCCGCCCTCTTTCCTTCCAACAGTCCAATTCGAACTCCCTACCAGCCAAATTCTCTTCGCTGTCGTTGTCTCTGTCCCCAACCCCTCCTTCGTCCCCGTCCAATATAGGCCCGCATACCTGCCTGCCTAGCTCCACCTCCTTCTCCTTTGATCTTGCCCAACCTGGTGGGCTCCTTAAGCCCCGCCCCCCAGTTATCTCCCCTCTTGATCCACCCCCCGAAGACGACCTCTTACCCCCACTCGATCAGCCGCTGCCTACTCGAGATTGGGTGACGATTGAAGGTGACTTTGTTCTAGTACTCGCTATCTACCAGTCGCATTTGGGCGCCGATTTGTTAGCAGCGCCGCACGCAAAATTTGACGACGGACTCATTCACCTGACGTTTGTGAGGGCCGGGATCTCCCGGGCAACGCTTCTCCGCCTGTTCCTGGCAATGGAAAGAGGCACCCATCTTTCTCTAACATCACCTTACGTGAGCCATGTTTCCGCTCGAGCGTTTCGGCTGCAGCCCCTATCGCCGCGGGGGACGCTAACTGTGGATGGAGAACTCGTGCCCTATGGACCCCTGCAGGCACAG ATCCATCCGTCCATGGCTCGCATCATCGTGGGAGACTCGGGAGTGAAGATCACTAGATTCTGA
- the cnot3a gene encoding CCR4-NOT transcription complex subunit 3a, with protein sequence MADKRKLQGEIDRCLKKVAEGVEQFEDIWQKLHNAANANQKEKYEADLKKEIKKLQRLRDQIKSWVASNEIKDKRQLVENRKLIETQMERFKVVERETKTKAYSKEGLGLAQKVDPAQKEKEETEQWLTNTIDTLNMQVDQFESEVESLSVQTRKKKGDKDKQDRIEELKKLIERHRYHIRMLETILRMLDNDSVQVEAIHKIKDDVDYYIDSSQDPDFKENEFLYDDLDLEDIPMLATSPQGHNDDEMSTPTSTTSSSPVPPSPATATAEIPEEEKKRGRSTDGEVSQSPVKSSNPLSSFSSSSSSSSGFSSSSTSSLVSMAAVVGGTASVSGGNTLLGSFSSAVQQHPHSKLSSSSSSSSSSSSSSSSSSSVTSSSTSSPPSHPNLPSSTTPSALPSSNSQPLTSGVLNVGKAGTAVTSSSMPGNMAAAATVISSSMPTPYAQAAAGSGPGGPTGNNSGTVSAVGGASANTNSTPNANGTLPMSSNGGVLGLVPAQPTHQGAVQLPISPSVGTVPGGGASMGAGNGGSTVSSGGIMGNVAPARPPSVVKQNGGTNPLAYSAVVADSSSDSSLSSASLSQSSQPSSTGSLANQTLDNGPTLLSSITLPPSSQSPSFSDSAPGGGSLLNGPHSYTPGPDPIKAPEPLSSLKAMAERAALGTGLDGEIPPLHLTERDLFSGSSSAPGPPVPPQPAVTEVNLPPTLGACPLGPSPLSKEQLYQQIMQEAAWGHMPLPSDSERIRQYVMRTPCPLLPFHHHTPPHHCDSIDFYQRLSTETLFFIFYYLEGTKAQYLSAKALKKQSWRFHTKYMMWFQRHEEPKTITDEFEQGTYIYFDYEKWGQRKKEGFTFEYRYLEDRDLQ encoded by the exons ATGGCCGATAAGAGAAAACTCCAAG gtgaaatAGACCGGTGTTTGAAAAAAGTGGCAGAGGGGGTGGAACAGTTTGAGGACATTTGGCAAAAG CTCCACAACGCAGCCAACGCCAACCAGAAGGAGAAATACGAAGCTGACCTCAAGAAGGAGATTAAAAAGCTCCAG AGACTCCGAGACCAGATTAAGTCATGGGTGGCGTCCAACGAGATAAAAGACAAACGGCAGCTAGTGGAGAACCGGAAGCTCATCGAGACG CAAATGGAGCGCTTTAAAGTGGTAGAGCGGGAGACCAAGACCAAGGCGTACTCTAAAGAAGGACTAGGTTTGGCTCAGAAGGTGGATCCAGCgcagaaggagaaggaggaaacGGAGCAGTGGCTCACG AACACCATCGACACACTGAACATGCAGGTGGACCAGTTCGAGAGCGAGGTGGAGTCTCTATCCGTTCAGACCAGGAAGAAAAAAGGAGACAAGgat aagcAGGATCGTATCGAGGAGCTGAAGAAGCTGATTGAGAGACACCGGTACCACATCCGCATGCTGGAGACCATCTTAAGGATGTTAGACAACGACTCGGTGCAG GTGGAGGCGATCCACAAGATAAAGGACGACGTGGACTACTACATCGACTCCTCGCAGGATCCCGACTTTAAGGAGAACGAGTTTCTGTACGACGACCTCGACCTCGAAGACATCC CGATGTTGGCGACATCTCCGCAGGGACACAACGATGATGAGATGAGCACTCCGACCTCCACGACGTCGTCCTCTCCTGTACCGCCGTCTCCGGCCACGGCTACCGCG GAGATCcctgaagaggagaagaagagaggccGATCTACTGACGGCGAAGTGAGCCAG tcACCTGTGAAGAGCAGCAACCCCCTGTCgtctttctcctcctcttcctcctcctcctcaggtTTTTCGTCTTCTTCCACCTCCTCCCTCGTTTCCATGGCAGCTGTTGTTGGGGGAACGGCGTCGGTTTCTGGGGGCAACACTCTCCTGGGCAGTTTCAGCAGCGCCGTCCAGCAGCATCCACACAGCAAGCTGTCCTCATCttcgtcgtcgtcgtcatcttcctcctcctcttcctcctcctcctcctcagtgaCGTCCAGCAGCACGTCCAGCCCGCCCAGCCACCCTAACTTGCCCTCGTCCACCACCCCGTCAGCTCTTCCCTCTTCTAACTCTCAGCCGCTGACGTCAGGAGTTCTTAACGTGGGCAAAGCGGGCACGGCTGTGACCAGCAGCAGTATGCCGGGCAACATGGCTGCCGCCGCCACCGTGATTTCGAGCTCGATGCCCACTCCTTATGCCCAGGCGGCAGCCGGAAGCGGCCCGGGTGGACCCACAGGAAATAACAGCGGCACCGTTTCAGCGGTGGGCGGAGCAAGCGCTAACACTAATTCCACGCCGAACGCTAACGGGACGCTTCCGATGAGCTCCAATGGGGGTGTTTTAGGCCTCGTACCAGCGCAGCCGACGCACCAGGGAGCAGTGCAGTTACCCATCAGCCCATCGGTAGGCACGGTGCCAGGGGGTGGAGCCAGCATGGGCGCTGGAAACGGGGGCAGTACAGTGTCATCAGGGGGCATCATGGGTAACGTGGCACCTGCCCGACCGCCCAGTGTGGTGAAACAAAATGGAGGAACAA ACCCTCTAGCGTACAGCGCGGTGGTGGCCGACAGCAGCTCGGACTCCTCCCTCAGCAGTGCCAGCCTATCACAGAGCAGCCAGCCCTCTTCCACCGGCTCCTTGGCCAATCAAAC TCTGGATAACGGGCCGACCCTGCTGAGCTCCATCACTCTGCCTCCCTCCTCTCAATCTCCGTCGTTTTCAGACAGCGCCCCCGGTGGTGGGAGTTTGTTGAACGGCCCGCACTCCTACACACCCGGCCCAGACCCCATAAAG GCTCCTGAGCCTCTGAGCTCTCTGAAGGCAATGGCTGAGCGAGCAGCTCTAGGTACTGGACTGGATGGAGAAATCCCACCACTTCATCTGACAGAACGAG ATTTGTTTTCGGGATCCTCCTCCGCCCCTGGCCCACCGGTTCCCCCCCAGCCTGCTGTGACAGAGGTGAATCTTCCTCCTACTCTGGGGGCGTGTCCTCTAGGCCCCTCCCCTCTCAGTAAAGAGCAGCTGTATCAGCAGATCATGCAGGAGGCAGCCTGGGGGCACATGCCCCTCCCGTCAGACTCGGAAAGGATCAG gcaaTACGTGATGAGGACTCCGTGCCCTCTTTTACCTTTCCACCATCACACTCCTCCTCATCACTGCGACTCCATTGACTTCTACCAGAGACTCTCCACCGAGACCCTGTTTTTCATCTTCTACTacctggag ggcACGAAGGCTCAGTATCTCTCAGCGAAAGCCCTGAAGAAGCAGTCTTGGAGATTCCACACTAAATACATGATGTGGTTCCAGAGACACGAGGAACCCAAGACCATCACCGATGAGTTCGAACAG GGAACTTACATTTACTTTGACTATGAAAAATGGGGCCAGAGAAAGAAGGAGGGCTTCACGTTCGAGTACAGATACCTGGAGGACCGAGACCTGCAGTGA
- the prpf31 gene encoding U4/U6 small nuclear ribonucleoprotein Prp31, whose protein sequence is MSLADELLADLEEAGEEGEDGLYPVGEEDQIVGETVNRVGHGGLEDIPEEMETDFSSTECVTSIAKLRNSKSFAEIMDKIAQYVGNPRKNTDVSGPVEADPEYRLIVAANNLTVEIDNELNIIHKFVRDKYSKRFPELESLVPNTLDYIRTVKELGNNLDKCKNNETLQQILTNATIMVVSVTASTTQGTLLAEDELQRLEEACDMALELNQSKHRIYEYVESRMSFIAPNLSIIVGASTAAKIMGIAGGLTNLSKMPACNLMLLGAQRRTLSGFSSTSLLPHTGYIYHCDVVQSLPPDLRRKAARQVSAKCALAARVDSFHESTDGKVGYELKEEIERKFDKWQEPPPVKQVKPLPAPLDASRTKRGGRRYRKMKERLGLTEIRKHANRMTFAEIEDDAYQEDLGFSLGQLGKSGSGRVRQAQVNDATKARISKSLQRTLQKQSMTYGGKSTVRDRSSGTSSSVAFTPLQGLEIVNPQAAEKKVAEANQKYFSNMAEFLKVKKEGEAKA, encoded by the exons ATGTCTTTAGCAGATGAGCTCTTGGCTGATTTGGAGGAAGCtggagaggaaggagaggaCGGACTGTACCCGGTTGGGGAAGAAGACCAGATTGTTGGAGAAACTGTAAACAGAGTGGGACATGGAGGACTGGAGGACATTCCAGAGGAGATGGAGACGGACTTCAGCAGTACGGAGTGTGTGACCTCTATAGCAAAACTGCGCAACAGTAAATCA tttgctgaGATCATGGATAAGATTGCGCAGTACGTCGGGAATCCACGCAAAAACACAGACG TTTCCGGGCCGGTGGAGGCCGATCCTGAGTATCGTCTCATCGTCGCCGCTAACAACCTGACGGTGGAGATTGATAACGAACTGA atattaTTCATAAGTTTGTGCGTGATAAATACTCGAAGAGATTCCCGGAGCTGGAGTCGCTGGTGCCGAACACGCTGGATTACATAAGGACTGTCAAG gaGCTGGGGAACAACCTGGACAAGTGTAAGAACAATGAAACGCTACAGCAGATTCTGACCAACGCCACCATCATGGTGGTCAGTGTTACCGCCTCCACCACACAGGG TACGCTCCTGGCAGAGGACGAGCTGCAGCGACTGGAGGAGGCGTGCGACATGGCGCTCGAGCTCAACCAATCGAAACACAGGATCTACGAATACGTCGAGTCGAGGATGTCCTTCATCGCTCCTAATCTGTCGATCATCGTCGGCGCCTCGACAGCTGCTAAGATCATGG GAATCGCTGGCGGCCTGACGAATCTGTCAAAGATGCCGGCGTGTAACTTAATGCTGCTGGGAGCGCAGAGGAGAACGCTGTCCGGATTCAGCAGCACGTCACTGCTCCCTCACACAGGCTACATCTACCACTGTGACGTGGTGCAGTCCCTCCCTCCG GATCTGAGGAGGAAGGCGGCACGTCAAGTCTCCGCCAAGTGCGCGCTTGCGGCCCGTGTGGACAGTTTTCACGAGAGTACAGATGGCAAG gtcggTTATGAACTGAAGGAGGAGATTGAGCGTAAATTTGATAAATGGCAGGAGCCGCCGCCCGTCAAACAGGTGAAGCCCCTCCCCGCCCCGCTCGATGCTTCAAGGACGAAGAGAGGAGGCAGGAG GTATCGTAAGATGAAGGAGCGTTTGGGACTCACAGAGATCAGAAAACACGCGAACAGAATGACCTTCGCTGAG ATCGAAGATGACGCGTATCAGGAGGATCTGGGCTTCAGCTTGGGGCAGCTGGGTAAATCGGGCAGCGGCAGGGTGAGACAGGCGCAGGTCAACGACGCCACCAAAGCTCGCATCTCCAAATCCCTGCAG cggaCGTTGCAGAAGCAGAGCATGACGTACGGAGGGAAGTCCACCGTCAGAGACCGATCTTCAGGAACGAGCTCCAGTGTGGCATTCACTCCATTACAG GGTTTGGAGATCGTCAATCCGCAGGCTGCAGAGAAGAAGGTGGCCGAAGCCAACCAGAAATATTTCTCCAACATGGCCGAGTTCCTCAAGGTCAAGAAAGAAGGAGAAGCCAAAGCGTGA